The Achromobacter pestifer genome includes a region encoding these proteins:
- a CDS encoding sigma-54-dependent transcriptional regulator: MPHLLIVDDDPAIRETLAEIGRESGFSVALAASIKDALIQLERHAPDLVLTDIRLPEGSGMDIFKSEAAASAEVVVMTGHGTVDNAVQALRLGATDYLVKPICMERLNGIFARVNASAGGDLQGAPFEEPGRYGKMYGASACMQALYRQIGRVATTNVTTLLIGESGTGKELAAHAIHELSARRQRPLIAVNCGAISPNLIESEMFGHERGSFTGADRQHKGYFERADGGTLFLDEVTEMPLDLQVKLLRVLETGQFMRVGTNREIACDIRIVAATNRDPEQAVREGKLREDLYYRLSVFPIKLPALRERGDDILFLADRFLQGLNQESGKNKEFSPRAVDALQQYEWPGNVRELKNYVRRAFIMADGDRLEADMLTPRVSPAGEGAGGHVSVPVGETLAEADRRLILATLERCNGVKKQAAAVLGISPKTLYNRLEEYAAADAAAAAPAVPLARKQDRS; the protein is encoded by the coding sequence ATGCCCCATCTGCTGATCGTCGATGACGATCCCGCGATACGCGAAACCCTGGCCGAGATCGGCCGTGAGAGCGGCTTCTCGGTGGCCCTGGCGGCCAGCATCAAGGACGCGCTGATCCAGCTGGAACGGCACGCGCCCGACTTGGTGCTGACCGACATCCGTTTGCCCGAAGGCAGCGGCATGGACATCTTCAAGAGCGAGGCTGCCGCCAGCGCGGAGGTCGTGGTGATGACGGGGCATGGCACCGTCGACAATGCGGTGCAGGCCCTGCGTCTCGGGGCCACGGATTACCTGGTCAAGCCGATTTGCATGGAACGCTTGAACGGGATTTTTGCCCGCGTGAACGCGAGTGCGGGTGGCGACCTGCAGGGCGCGCCGTTTGAAGAGCCGGGACGCTATGGAAAGATGTACGGCGCGTCGGCCTGCATGCAGGCCCTGTACCGGCAGATCGGACGCGTGGCCACGACCAACGTGACAACGCTGTTGATCGGCGAAAGCGGCACGGGCAAGGAGTTGGCCGCGCACGCCATCCATGAACTCAGCGCGCGCCGCCAGCGCCCGTTGATCGCGGTGAACTGCGGCGCGATCTCGCCGAACCTGATCGAAAGCGAGATGTTCGGCCATGAGCGCGGCAGCTTCACCGGCGCGGACCGCCAGCACAAGGGTTACTTCGAGCGCGCCGACGGCGGCACGCTGTTCCTGGACGAAGTAACCGAAATGCCGCTGGATCTGCAGGTCAAGCTTTTGCGGGTCCTGGAGACCGGGCAGTTCATGCGGGTGGGGACCAATCGGGAGATCGCCTGCGATATCCGCATCGTCGCCGCCACCAACCGCGATCCCGAGCAGGCGGTCAGGGAAGGCAAGCTGCGCGAAGACCTTTATTACCGGTTGAGCGTCTTCCCGATCAAGCTCCCGGCGCTGCGCGAACGCGGCGACGACATCCTCTTCCTCGCGGATCGCTTCCTGCAAGGATTGAACCAAGAGTCCGGCAAGAACAAGGAATTCTCGCCGCGCGCGGTGGACGCGCTGCAGCAGTACGAATGGCCGGGCAATGTGCGGGAACTCAAGAATTACGTGCGCCGCGCTTTCATCATGGCGGACGGCGACAGGCTGGAGGCAGACATGCTGACGCCGCGGGTGTCGCCGGCCGGAGAGGGCGCCGGTGGCCATGTGAGCGTGCCGGTGGGAGAAACGCTGGCGGAAGCGGACCGGCGCCTGATCCTGGCGACGCTGGAGCGTTGCAACGGCGTCAAAAAGCAGGCCGCGGCGGTGCTCGGCATCAGCCCCAAGACGCTGTACAACCGGCTTGAGGAATACGCCGCGGCGGACGCGGCTGCGGCTGCGCCAGCCGTGCCGCTTGCCCGGAAACAGGACCGGTCCTGA